In Mytilus edulis chromosome 7, xbMytEdul2.2, whole genome shotgun sequence, a single genomic region encodes these proteins:
- the LOC139482799 gene encoding uncharacterized protein → MPAFYVPASETPKKQHKLQQQYSLDERKLMSDILYDDLNSKRSTVKFDRDERRIIAEIARQKDLESKVEQCKQFEEKRHQNLAKRDEIEAEKKARAQEKLRRTQSTTKPDLVSDTVKKYETKRSEVLDRIQKKEQERKMKLDNAMNREKPNSSTSVTKKYDEKRAEVLERIQKKQEETKLKYEQKINKVVPDKSAMIPDIAKTYDNRRAEVLERLKQSEDEKKMKLEKKLERVENAHQRYKENLMCVREKSVMGRTFDFDDIREENGDASDDEKDDEDSGISLDNSYQDTDSQGSSCDRKRSTYRSQRHVTSSYGSFSQRTVLPPIG, encoded by the exons ATGCCAGCCTTTTATGTTCCAGCCAGTGAAACAccaaagaaacaacacaaactccaaCAACAGTACAGCCTTGATGAACGAAAGCTCATGTCCGACATTTTATATGATGATCTGAACAGTAAACGAT CTACAGTGAAGTTTGACAGAGATGAAAGGCGTATAATAGCAGAAATCGCTCGACAGAAAGATTTGGAATCCAAag TTGAACAGTGTaaacaatttgaagaaaaacGTCATCAAAATCTGGCAAAGCGAGACGAAATAGAGGCGGAGAAGAAAGCTCGTGCTCAAGAGAAATTAAGACGGACACAGTCAACAACCAAACCTGATCTTGTATCGGACACagtgaaaaaatatgaaacaaaacgtTCTGAAGTGCTAGATAGAATTCAAAAAAAGGAACAGGAGAGAAAAATGAAATTAGATAACGCAATGAATAGGGAAAAACCTAACTCTTCTACCTCTGTTACCAAAAAATATGACGAGAAGAGGGCAGAAGTTCTGGAACGGATTCAAAAGAAACAAGAAGAAACCAAACTAAAATacgaacaaaaaataaacaaagtggTTCCAGATAAATCTGCCATGATTCCGGACATAGCAAAAACTTATGACAATCGAAGGGCTGAAGTCTTGGAAAGATTAAAACAAAGCGAAGACGAGAAGAAAATGAAGCTAGAAAAGAAATTGGAACGTGTTGAAAATGCGCACCAAAGATATAAGGAAAATCTAATGTGTGTCAGGGAAAAATCTGTAATGGGCagaacttttgattttgatgaTATAAGAGAAGAAAATGGAGATGCGAGCGACGATGAAAAGGACGACGAAGATTCTGGAATAAGTCTTGATAACTCATATCAAGATACAGATTCACAGGGTAGCAGTTGTGACAGAAAACGAAGCACATACAGGAGTCAGCGCCACGTAACATCGAGCTATGGTTCATTTAGTCAGAGAACAGTTCTGCCGCCGATTGGTTGA